GAATAACAAAGTCGCTTTTTCCCTCTTCGTCAGTATGCTTGAACATTTCAAAAATCACCTTATCATCAGTGGTTGCAGCCTTTCTCTCTTCTTCAACTTGCTTGACACTTCCAACCTGCTGCTCAATGGTTGGTATCCTCAAACCCAGAGGTGATTTAAAAGGCGTCAACTTCccctattaaaaaaatatcggGAAAACTTCatcaataaaacaaaaagaaacatgtGCTTTTGAAGTGAACAACGAATAAATCAACACACttccttttaaaaaagaattaaactACACAATTTCAGAAAGACAAAATAAAAGATGTATTGTCGTCAGtgtaaactaattttacatCTACATCCAAAATAAAGAGTTTTCTGTATCTATAATAGCAATAACTAATAAACTATGTTCACTGTTCACTGTTCAGCCATGtctacaaattttaaaaacgaTATggaatcataaaataaaataaaataaaaaatgaaataaaactaCCGGAACTGTTTGAGGAAGTGTAGAAGGTTTTTGCAGTTTGCGGTCGAGGAAGTGCGAAAGCGAGAGATGCGCAGGTTGGGTCTTTTGCGGTGGTTGATTTATCCCAGTTGCTTCGGAATCACGAGAGCTGGTTGCAGCAAGAGTGTGAATATTATAACGAGATCCACGCAGAAGGTAAAGAATGGAATATAGATTACTTACGAATTAGGTGGGAGAGTGCGAAAGGTTGAAGTAATGGATCGCTGTCCGAAAACCCTAATCGGTGTGGATTTCTTTTTTGAGTTCATTGCgctgagtgagtgagtgagaaTTTGATTGAAATGCCGAGTGGtgtttgttttcaaataaagtaagtAGGATTCAAGAAGATCAATGCGAGTGTGTGTCACACTCGCGAAACTTCATCGCCCGGAACGGGGAAATTCAAAACTCAATTTTACTACGCGCCAAAATAATGTGTTGAGATGAGAGTAGCACAAAAATAAGAggatcaattttaatttttggaatTCTTTAAATTTAGTTGCATCACTGTCAAAATCATGTATTGTATTATTTAGTGTTCTTCTAGAGACCATGTTTATGCAATTGATTTGGGggctttgataaattttttatcttaaaaaccctaaatcctaatacttattattattatatcaatataaactataattaaattaataaaagtttgTGTCAATAAATCTGAAACTTTtcactttaataaaaaagtcCATGTAACAAGTGTCACATATACTTTCACTAGTAGTAGATGCTATAATTTAATATCAAGGATTAAAAGTGTTGTTGAGAAATATTTTGAAGATTAAAagttatagaaaaaaattagagagtaaatatgaacttttaaaattgtataaagataaaaatatatttaatattttttaataagtaaaaatctaaaaaaatataatgaaatttacaatatttattaacatgtgcacaccaattccaataataaAAGAACCAACGTTAATATtacatgtgattttttttttaatttataaaataaagataatattgTATCTATTTGATTGAAAAAATGTTAGGGTTTCTCTTCCTTTTCCTTgtaaaattacataattttttttatatataaaactttaaaaatagtaaaaataaaagaaaaaaattatatgttttaaatttgaatttttcccTTTTCGTATTTTGAATATTATCTAATATGGTTGATCtatcttttttaataatattttttctatttcacTTTCAGCGCATCATAAAAGATGGCATACTATgtaaaataatagaataaattttaattcaattccCATCATTTTCCTTGTTGATTCAAACAAATGGGACAACTGCTCCCTCTTGATAGAATATATAATAATGTGAAAATTGGATTATAATTAGACATGTCTATCAAATAAGAATCCAAAACATTCATCTAATCTTAAATAGGTTTTGGTGAAAAAACGAGTTTTTATTAAAGTTAGTGTAAAGTCATGTTTGGAGATATAAATATCTATCTTGATGGCTAAATATAATTAGCACATGATATAGATAATAAGTATGATATCACCTGCAAAATAGATTTGATATAGGACATAGATAACCCACCCTTAAAAATTTGAGTATTAATTAACATGCTTGTTAGAGGTGTTTacttcttaattttaatttatttggttTTACTAATTAAGATACGGAGAGGATAAATATGTagcaactttattttttttttcaaagtttgaaTTCGTGTAGTTGAAGGATAAGAAATAGATATgtcaattaaaatgaaaaattattttgaaaaactcttcatataaattatttttgaataatgatacttttataaaaaaatatttttattatgttaaaatctctaataataaatatctaagttACTGaacatcaaaattaaacttttttaatgataacaaatgaatctaaaacaactattatttttaaataaattatcataaaaatcatttttaaaaataaagtcaaaatcacttttttaaatttttaatcgaACGGGCGTGCAATGAAGCAGTGGAGTTTATAAATGGCTTTTACTTATTTTCAGCATATAATACGTCTACACTATGGCTTCTATACAAACAATGCTAACCAACTGAAACAACTCATTCCATCTTCCTTTGATATTTGCATTCATTTACATGAAATGTAAGTTTTCACCGATTCCCAATAGTAGGTCTCTTTCTCTGTAGTGCAGCTGACATGTTGCGCAATCTGTTTTTAACTTCTGTGAAGGATGGCCTGGCTGCAGGATCAGGGCTCCAACACTCTTCCATCAACTTTTTCCACTCTGAATCGCAGCGCTTCGGAATAGATGGCCTGAGCGTATTACTGACAATACCTCCTTCATTACACAATTAGTAGTAAACAAACTCATGATTagaattcaaacaaaattatgTTAGAGGGATAAAAATACAAAGGTTTTGAGATGAAGTGGTATGGTCATTTGATTATTTGCAATACATTGCCACACATAAGCTAGATATGCTCAAGTAGCATTACACATATAAGTATACAAGCAGagattcatcataatcaatgtAAAAAGTGTTACTGTGTTGATAATCACAATCATTCATATGTATGACTTCATAAGTAATTATGATTAAAGTCAAACGTTTTCAATGATATAATAGTTATGATTTATGACAATAAcaatacatatataataaatacatataaataacCACCGATCAAATTAACtaagttttgtaaaaagaaggttccaaaaaataaaagaattacatGTATGGTGTTTTACAAATTCGAAGTTAATCCATcgaatgtatcaaataaatttgttaacTTTTTATCTTTCCAAAAGAATGTTTGGAAAATCAAAATTGTATTATATTTGCAGGGAGGGACCCTGCAATAAACATTATGTTTTTCAAGACTAAATTGCAAAGGTTAAGGCTCCTCTAAAGTTAACTTGTCTCTAAAGCGAATAAGTAAGATAATATCCATAGTTGATTTAATTCAAAGTAAATATTAATCTTAACCCACCTATAAAAATATCAGGGTGGATACATTGTTATTGTTTCAGTTTATTGACAAGTTCACTTAAGATGTTTTTCCATAATATACAACAGAAGCATCTAATTAGTGACTTCCGCTTTCATGACAAAAAGACAGGTCTCTAATGGATCGGGGAAAAAAAACTAGGATGGATGGTATAGTTTGGAATTTCACGTGACAAAAATTTACCTATGATGGCACCACAGTGCATGTTAGCATAAGGTTCTTCCCCAGTTAAGATTTCCCACATTGCGATGCCAAATGAGAAAATATCGACCTAAAGatgacaaaaaaacaaatagacAGCTCAATATTACATTCTCCACGAAAGTACTTGTTCCATCCACTAGAAAGTGCATGGTCAAAATTAATGAAAAGATATAGAGAAAGATGAAGTTCCTAACCTTCTCAGATACTCTACAACTGTTACCATCCAGTAATTCCGGAGCCATCCATGGAAGAGTCCCTCTGACACCACCCGAAACAAGTGTGTTGCGTTTAATTCTTGATAGGCCAAAATCTCCAACCTATAGATAACAATATAGAAAAAAGAGATCAGTCCAATAAATTTCTTCaaacaaataaatgaaaaaatgaaaggAAGAACCTCCTGATGGTATGTAAGCAGGATAACAACTGGGTTAACTTTGTATCAATagttgagaaatatttttgaagaattaagttaaaaaataaataaaatgatt
The genomic region above belongs to Cicer arietinum cultivar CDC Frontier isolate Library 1 chromosome 4, Cicar.CDCFrontier_v2.0, whole genome shotgun sequence and contains:
- the LOC105851878 gene encoding uncharacterized protein yields the protein MNSKKKSTPIRVFGQRSITSTFRTLPPNSSRDSEATGINQPPQKTQPAHLSLSHFLDRKLQKPSTLPQTVPGKLTPFKSPLGLRIPTIEQQVGSVKQVEEERKAATTDDKVIFEMFKHTDEEGKSDFVIPFDVDELEHSVTDNVQESRKRKNPFEGGNENQTVRKHVVVLGGESRLKPKKQIKNDSSNIKQKPYNHYANGRGWWDYDMEGVDNEEVGFSEVWEGVGSTTLGGIADWH